From the genome of Bactrocera oleae isolate idBacOlea1 chromosome 2, idBacOlea1, whole genome shotgun sequence, one region includes:
- the LOC138856288 gene encoding uncharacterized protein, translating to MNYYSYRLMIRENEDNHILKCRRLYHKYVVDMYVKIETERLTFIRLNQTKLRSEEYVHLRDAINTDGNAQNVGRMTILPATYIGSPRHMHEYAQDAMSYVRHYGTADLFITFTCNPQWIEIKQELFPGQSPIDRHDITARVFRQKLKSLMDFIVKHNVFGETRCWMYSVEWQKRGLPHAHILIWLVEKIRPNEVDAVISAEIPNVQVDPGLHEVVIKNMIHGPCGTLNQNSPCMMDGKCSKRYPRTLISETITGNDGYPLYRRRSTADNGKSTIVKLNQQDIEIDNRWIVPYSPILSKTFKAHINVESCHSVKSIKYICKYVTKGSDMAVIGIGAENSNDEVTQYQMGRYVSSNEAVWRIFSFPIHERHPSVVHLAVHLENGQRVYFTAQNAVQRAAQPPSTTLTSFFETCQNDYFAQTLLYSEMPKYYTWNQSSRRFIRRKQGKPVPGYTDVYSTDAIGRIYSVHPSNDECFYLRLLLVNVRGPTSFQQLRTVDGELCGSYREACQRLQLLENDAHWDQTLNDAVISSHAHQIRTLFSIIISTCFPSNPIDLWIKYKDYMCDDILYQIRNRMGNPNIQISEEIYNEVLISIEDMCLIMSNKLLIQLGLTAPNRPMHDAFNQELHREKLYDLNSLKELIQTNLPLLNEQQKYVFETLMKVTNDETGGIYFLDAPGGTGKTFLISLILATIRSQNKIALALASSGIAATLLEGGRTAHSALKLPLNMQSNETPTCNVSKNSAMAKVLQQCKLIVWDECTMAHKKSLEALDRTLKDLRSNNNRFGGAMILLAGDFRQTLPVIPRSTPADELNACLKSSNLWKHVKVLHLSKNMRVELQNDQSGNIFSKQLIDIGNGKFPIDMLTGCINFPQSFCQLTRSKDELIQKVFPDVSQNYRNHDWLSERAILAAKNIDVNELNFKIQEQITGELRIYKSVDSATNQDDVVNYPPEFLNSLDLPGLPPHNLQLKVGSVVIMLRNINQPRLCNGTRLAIKKLLNNVIEATILKGKYKGEDVLIPRIPMIPTDVPFEFKRLQFPVRLAFAMTINKSQGQSLSVCGINLENPCFSHGQLYVACSRVGKPSDLFIYAPGNQTKNIVYHKALQ from the coding sequence ATGAACTATTATTCATACCGCCTAATGATTCGGGAAAATGAAGATAATCACATATTGAAATGTCGGCGATTATATCACAAATATGTTGttgatatgtatgttaaaattgaaACGGAGAGATTAACATTCATCAGGTTGAATCAAACTAAACTCCGATCTGAAGAGTATGTTCACCTTCGAGATGCGATTAATACTGATGGAAATGCACAGAATGTCGGTCGGATGACTATTCTTCCAGCAACATACATCGGAAGCCCTCGGCATATGCACGAATATGCTCAAGATGCCATGTCGTATGTTCGTCATTATGGTACAGCAGATTTGTTCATCACATTTACATGCAATCCACAATGGATAGAAATCAAGCAGGAGTTATTCCCTGGGCAATCACCCATTGATCGTCATGATATTACAGCCAGAGTCTTTAGACAAAAGTTGAAATCTTTAATGGATTTCATCGTAAAACATAATGTGTTTGGTGAGACACGCTGCTGGATGTATTCTGTGGAGTGGCAGAAACGAGGATTGCCACATGCACACATTTTgatttggttggttgaaaagataAGGCCAAATGAAGTTGATGCAGTGATATCAGCTGAAATCCCTAATGTACAAGTAGATCCTGGATTGCATGAGGTAGTTATCAAAAACATGATACATGGTCCCTGTGGAACTCTTAATCAAAATTCACCGTGTATGATGGATGGTAAATGTTCAAAACGATATCCACGGACATTAATATCGGAAACAATTACTGGTAATGACGGTTATCCATTGTATCGTCGCAGATCGACAGCAGACAATGGAAAATCAACAATTGTCAAATTAAATCAACAAGATATTGAAATAGATAATCGTTGGATTGTTCCATATTCACCCATTTTATCAAAGACATTCAAAGCACACATCAACGTTGAATCTTGCCATTCAGTGAAAtctattaaatacatttgcaaatatgtaacCAAAGGGAGTGATATGGCTGTGATTGGAATTGGTGCAGAGAATTCCAATGATGAAGTTACCCAATACCAAATGGGCCGCTACGTCAGTAGTAATGAAGCAGTTTggcgaatattttcttttcctaTTCATGAGAGACACCCTTCTGTTGTTCACTTAGCTGTGCATTTAGAAAATGGACAAAGAGTGTATTTTACAGCACAGAACGCAGTACAAAGAGCTGCTCAGCCACCATCTACTACATTAACCAGTTTTTTTGAGACATGCCAAAACGATTATTTCGCACAAACATTGCTATATTCTGAAATGCCAAAATATTATACCTGGAATCAATCCTCAAGGAGATTTATACGACGGAAACAAGGAAAACCAGTTCCAGGATATACAGATGTATATTCCACCGATGCGATTGGCCGGATTTATTCAGTACATCCAAGCAATGATGAATGTTTTTACTTACGACTGCTATTAGTCAATGTACGTGGCCCAACATCATTCCAACAGTTACGAACTGTTGATGGTGAATTGTGTGGATCCTACAGAGAAGCCTGTCAACGTTTgcaattgcttgaaaatgaCGCTCATTGGGATCAAACTCTCAATGATGCTGTAATATCATCACACGCTCACCAAATACGAACATTGTTTTCTATAATCATATCTACATGCTTCCCATCAAACCCAATTGATTTGTGGATCAAGTACAAAGATTATATGTGTGATGATATTTTGTATCAAATACGGAATAGAATGGGAAATCCAAATATACAAATCAGTGAAGAAATTTACAATGAAGTATTGATTTCAATTGAGGACATGTGCTTGataatgtcaaacaaactattaattCAATTAGGCCTGACCGCGCCCAATCGTCCAATGCATGACGCTTTTAACCAAGAGCTGCATCGAGAAAAACTGTATGATCTCAACTCTTTGAAAGAATTAATTCAAACAAATCTTCCACTGTTAAATGAACAACAGAAGTATGTATTTGAAACTCTTATGAAAGTAACAAATGATGAAACTGGAGGCATTTACTTCTTAGATGCACCTGGTGGTAcaggaaaaacttttttgatttcattaatattagcaacaattcgctcacaaaataaaattgcacttgcaCTAGCTTCGTCGGGAATCGCAGCAACTTTGCTTGAAGGTGGTCGAACAGCCCATTCAGCACTAAAATTGCcattaaatatgcaaagcaATGAAACTCCAACCTGCAACGTTTCGAAGAACTCTGCAATGGCAAAGGTTTTGCAGCAATGTAAATTGATTGTTTGGGATGAATGCACGATGGCACATAAAAAATCTTTGGAGGCTTTAGACAGAACCTTAAAAGATCTACGGAGCAATAATAACCGATTTGGTGGTGCAATGATTTTATTAGCAGGAGATTTTCGTCAAACATTGCCAGTGATTCCACGATCAACGCCAGCTGATGAACTCAATGCATGTCTAAAGTCCTCCAATTTGTGGAAACATGTCAAAGTACTTCATTTAAGTAAGAATATGCGTGTCGAATTGCAAAATGACCAATCTGGAAACATATTCTCTAAACAACTCATTGACATTGGTAATGGCAAATTTCCTATAGACATGTTGACTGGCTGCATTAACTTTCCTCAAAGTTTTTGTCAGTTAACTCGATCAAAAGATGAACTTATTCAGAAGGTGTTTCCAGATGTTTCTCAAAATTACAGAAACCATGATTGGTTGAGCGAACGAGCTATACTGGCTGCAAAAAACATAGatgtaaatgaattaaatttcaaaattcaagaaCAAATTACAGGCGAATTGAGGATATATAAATCAGTTGATTCGGCTACTAATCAAGATGATGTAGTCAACTATCCACCGGAATTTTTAAACTCGCTGGATTTGCCAGGATTGCCACCTCACAATCTTCAATTAAAGGTTGGATCGGTGGTTATAATGTTGCGAAATATCAACCAACCGCGTCTTTGCAACGGTACACGGTTagcgataaaaaaattactaaacaatGTGATAGAAGCAACTATACTCAAAGGAAAGTATAAAGGAGAAGATGTTCTTATACCGCGCATCCCAATGATTCCGACTGATGTGCCATTTGAGTTTAAACGACTACAGTTTCCAGTGCGGCTTGCTTTTGCTATGACTATAAACAAGTCCCAGGGGCAATCATTAAGTGTTTGTGGTATTAATCTAGAAAACCCATGTTTCTCACATGGTCAATTGTATGTTGCCTGTTCCCGTGTTGGAAAACCATCAGATTTGTTTATCTATGCGCCAggtaatcaaacaaaaaacatcgtATACCACAAGGCACTAcagtga
- the LOC138856292 gene encoding uncharacterized protein, with the protein MNYYSYRLMIRENEDNHILKCRRLYHKYVVDMYVKIETERLTFIRLNQTKLRSEEYVHLRDAINTDGNAQNVGRMTILPATYIGSPRHMHEYAQDAMSYVRHYGTADLFITFTCNPQWIEIKQELFPGQSPIDRHDITARVFRQKLKSLMDFIVKHNVFGETRCWMYSVEWQKRGLPHAHILIWLVEKIRPNEVDAVISAEIPNVQVDPGLHEVVIKNMIHGPCGTLNQNSPCMMDGKCSKRYPRTLISETITGNDGYPLYRRRSTADNGKSTIVKLNQQDIEIDNRWIVPYSPILSKTFKAHINVESCHSVKSIKYICKYVTKGSDMAVIGIGAENSNDEVTQYQMGRYVSSNEAVWRIFSFPIHERHPSVVHLAVHLENGQRVYFTAQNAVQRAAQPPSTTLTSFFETCQNDYFAQTLLYSEMPKYYTWNQSSRRFIRRKQGKPVPGYTDVYSTDAIGRIYSVHPSNDECFYLRLLLVNVRGPTSFQQLRTVDGELCGSYREACQRLQLLENDAHWDQTLNDAVISSHAHQIRTLFSIIISTCFPSNPIDLWIKYKDYMCDDILYQIRNRMGNPNIQISEEIYNEVLISIEDMCLIMSNKLLIQLGLTAPNRPMHDAFNQELHREKLYDLNSLKELIQTNLPLLNEQQKYVFETLMKVTNDETGGIYFLDAPGGTGKTFLISLILATIRSQNKIALALASSGIAATLLEGGRTAHSALKLPLNMQSNETPTCNVSKNSAMAKVLQQCKLIVWDECTMAHKKSLEALDRTLKDLRSNNNRFGGAMILLAGDFRQTLPVIPRSTPADELNACLKSSNLWKHVKVLHLSKNMRVELQNDQSGNIFSKQLIDIGNGKFPIDMLTGCINFPQSFCQLTRSKDELIQKVFPDVSQNYRNHDWLSERAILAAKNIDVNELNFKIQEQITGELRIYKSVDSATNQDDVVNYPPEFLNSLDLPGLPPHNLQLKVGSVVIMLRNINQPRLCNGTRLAIKKLLNNVIEATILKGKYKGEDVLIPRIPMIPTDVPFEFKRLQFPVRLAFAMTINKSQGQSLSVCGINLENPCFSHGQLYVACSRVGKPSDLFIYAPGNQTKNIVYHKALQ; encoded by the coding sequence ATGAACTATTATTCATACCGCCTAATGATTCGGGAAAATGAAGATAATCACATATTGAAATGTCGGCGATTATATCACAAATATGTTGttgatatgtatgttaaaattgaaACGGAGAGATTAACATTCATCAGGTTGAATCAAACTAAACTCCGATCTGAAGAGTATGTTCACCTTCGAGATGCGATTAATACTGATGGAAATGCACAGAATGTCGGTCGGATGACTATTCTTCCAGCAACATACATCGGAAGCCCTCGGCATATGCACGAATATGCTCAAGATGCCATGTCGTATGTTCGTCATTATGGTACAGCAGATTTGTTCATCACATTTACATGCAATCCACAATGGATAGAAATCAAGCAGGAGTTATTCCCTGGGCAATCACCCATTGATCGTCATGATATTACAGCCAGAGTCTTTAGACAAAAGTTGAAATCTTTAATGGATTTCATCGTAAAACATAATGTGTTTGGTGAGACACGCTGCTGGATGTATTCTGTGGAGTGGCAGAAACGAGGATTGCCACATGCACACATTTTgatttggttggttgaaaagataAGGCCAAATGAAGTTGATGCAGTGATATCAGCTGAAATCCCTAATGTACAAGTAGATCCTGGATTGCATGAGGTAGTTATCAAAAACATGATACATGGTCCCTGTGGAACTCTTAATCAAAATTCACCGTGTATGATGGATGGTAAATGTTCAAAACGATATCCACGGACATTAATATCGGAAACAATTACTGGTAATGACGGTTATCCATTGTATCGTCGCAGATCGACAGCAGACAATGGAAAATCAACAATTGTCAAATTAAATCAACAAGATATTGAAATAGATAATCGTTGGATTGTTCCATATTCACCCATTTTATCAAAGACATTCAAAGCACACATCAACGTTGAATCTTGCCATTCAGTGAAAtctattaaatacatttgcaaatatgtaacCAAAGGGAGTGATATGGCTGTGATTGGAATTGGTGCAGAGAATTCCAATGATGAAGTTACCCAATACCAAATGGGCCGCTACGTCAGTAGTAATGAAGCAGTTTggcgaatattttcttttcctaTTCATGAGAGACACCCTTCTGTTGTTCACTTAGCTGTGCATTTAGAAAATGGACAAAGAGTGTATTTTACAGCACAGAACGCAGTACAAAGAGCTGCTCAGCCACCATCTACTACATTAACCAGTTTTTTTGAGACATGCCAAAACGATTATTTCGCACAAACATTGCTATATTCTGAAATGCCAAAATATTATACCTGGAATCAATCCTCAAGGAGATTTATACGACGGAAACAAGGAAAACCAGTTCCAGGATATACAGATGTATATTCCACCGATGCGATTGGCCGGATTTATTCAGTACATCCAAGCAATGATGAATGTTTTTACTTACGACTGCTATTAGTCAATGTACGTGGCCCAACATCATTCCAACAGTTACGAACTGTTGATGGTGAATTGTGTGGATCCTACAGAGAAGCCTGTCAACGTTTgcaattgcttgaaaatgaCGCTCATTGGGATCAAACTCTCAATGATGCTGTAATATCATCACACGCTCACCAAATACGAACATTGTTTTCTATAATCATATCTACATGCTTCCCATCAAACCCAATTGATTTGTGGATCAAGTACAAAGATTATATGTGTGATGATATTTTGTATCAAATACGGAATAGAATGGGAAATCCAAATATACAAATCAGTGAAGAAATTTACAATGAAGTATTGATTTCAATTGAGGACATGTGCTTGataatgtcaaacaaactattaattCAATTAGGCCTGACCGCGCCCAATCGTCCAATGCATGACGCTTTTAACCAAGAGCTGCATCGAGAAAAACTGTATGATCTCAACTCTTTGAAAGAATTAATTCAAACAAATCTTCCACTGTTAAATGAACAACAGAAGTATGTATTTGAAACTCTTATGAAAGTAACAAATGATGAAACTGGAGGCATTTACTTCTTAGATGCACCTGGTGGTAcaggaaaaacttttttgatttcattaatattagcaacaattcgctcacaaaataaaattgcacttgcaCTCGCTTCGTCGGGAATCGCAGCAACTTTGCTTGAAGGTGGTCGAACAGCCCATTCAGCACTAAAATTGCcattaaatatgcaaagcaATGAAACTCCAACCTGCAACGTTTCGAAGAACTCTGCAATGGCAAAGGTTTTGCAGCAATGTAAATTGATTGTTTGGGATGAATGCACGATGGCACATAAAAAATCTTTGGAGGCTTTAGACAGAACCTTAAAAGATCTACGGAGCAATAATAACCGATTTGGTGGTGCAATGATTTTATTAGCAGGAGATTTTCGTCAAACATTGCCAGTGATTCCACGATCAACGCCAGCTGATGAACTCAATGCATGTCTAAAGTCCTCCAATTTGTGGAAACATGTCAAAGTACTTCATTTAAGTAAGAATATGCGTGTCGAATTGCAAAATGACCAATCTGGAAACATATTCTCTAAACAACTCATTGACATTGGTAATGGCAAATTTCCTATAGACATGTTGACTGGCTGCATTAACTTTCCTCAAAGTTTTTGTCAGTTAACTCGATCAAAAGATGAACTTATTCAGAAGGTGTTTCCAGATGTTTCTCAAAATTACAGAAACCATGATTGGTTGAGCGAACGAGCTATACTGGCTGCAAAAAACATAGatgtaaatgaattaaatttcaaaattcaagaaCAAATTACAGGCGAATTGAGGATATATAAATCAGTTGATTCGGCTACTAATCAAGATGATGTAGTCAACTATCCACCGGAATTTTTAAACTCGCTGGATTTGCCAGGATTGCCACCTCACAATCTTCAATTAAAGGTTGGATCGGTGGTTATAATGTTGCGAAATATCAACCAACCGCGTCTTTGCAACGGTACACGGTTagcgataaaaaaattactaaacaatGTGATAGAAGCAACTATACTCAAAGGAAAGTATAAAGGAGAAGATGTTCTTATACCGCGCATCCCAATGATTCCGACTGATGTGCCATTTGAGTTTAAACGACTACAGTTTCCAGTGCGGCTTGCTTTTGCTATGACTATAAACAAGTCCCAGGGGCAATCATTAAGTGTTTGTGGTATTAATCTAGAAAACCCATGTTTCTCACATGGTCAATTGTATGTTGCCTGTTCCCGTGTTGGAAAACCATCAGATTTGTTTATCTATGCGCCAggtaatcaaacaaaaaacatcgtATACCACAAGGCACTAcagtga
- the LOC138855658 gene encoding uncharacterized protein, whose product MTILPATYIGSPRHMHEYAQDAMSYVRHYGTADLFITFTCNPQWIEIKQELFPGQSPIDRHDITARVFRQKLKSLMDFIVKHNVFGETRCWMYSVEWQKRGLPHAHILIWLVEKIRPNEVDAVISAEIPNVQVDPGLHEVVIKNMIHGPCGTLNQNSPCMMDGKCSKRYPRTLISETITGNDGYPLYRRRSTADNGKSTIVKLNQQDIEIDNRWIVPYSPILSKTFKAHINVESCHSVKSIKYICKYVTKGSDMAVIGIGAENSNDEVTQYQMGRYVSSNEAVWRIFSFPIHERHPSVVHLAVHLENGQRVYFTAQNAVQRAAQPPSTTLTSFFETCQNDYFAQTLLYSEMPKYYTWNQSSRRFIRRKQGKPVPGYTDVYSTDAIGRIYSVHPSNDECFYLRLLLVNVRGPTSFQQLRTVDGELCGSYREACQRLQLLENDAHWDQTLNDAVISSHAHQIRTLFSIIISTCFPSNPIDLWIKYKDYMCDDILYQIRNRMGNPNIQISEEIYNEVLISIEDMCLIMSNKLLIQLGLTAPNRPMHDAFNQELHREKLYDLNSLKELIQTNLPLLNEQQKYVFETLMKVTNDETGGIYFLDAPGGTGKTFLISLILATIRSQNKIALALASSGIAATLLEGGRTAHSALKLPLNMQSNETPTCNVSKNSAMAKVLQQCKLIVWDECTMAHKKSLEALDRTLKDLRSNNNRFGGAMILLAGDFRQTLPVIPRSTPADELNACLKSSNLWKHVKVLHLSKNMRVELQNDQSGNIFSKQLIDIGNGKFPIDMLTGCINFPQSFCQLTRSKDELIQKVFPDVSQNYRNHDWLSERAILAAKNIDVNELNFKIQEQITGELRIYKSVDSATNQDDVVNYPPEFLNSLDLPGLPPHNLQLKVGSVVIMLRNINQPRLCNGTRLAIKKLLNNVIEATILKGKYKGEDVLIPRIPMIPTDVPFEFKRLQFPVRLAFAMTINKSQGQSLSVCGINLENPCFSHGQLYVACSRVGKPSDLFIYAPGNQTKNIVYHKALQ is encoded by the coding sequence ATGACTATTCTTCCAGCAACATACATCGGAAGCCCTCGGCATATGCACGAATATGCTCAAGATGCCATGTCGTATGTTCGTCATTATGGTACAGCAGATTTGTTCATCACATTTACATGCAATCCACAATGGATAGAAATCAAGCAGGAGTTATTCCCTGGGCAATCACCCATTGATCGTCATGATATTACAGCCAGAGTCTTTAGACAAAAGTTGAAATCTTTAATGGATTTCATCGTAAAACATAATGTGTTTGGTGAGACACGCTGCTGGATGTATTCTGTGGAGTGGCAGAAACGAGGATTGCCACATGCACACATTTTgatttggttggttgaaaagataAGGCCAAATGAAGTTGATGCAGTGATATCAGCTGAAATCCCTAATGTACAAGTAGATCCTGGATTGCATGAGGTAGTTATCAAAAACATGATACATGGTCCCTGTGGAACTCTTAATCAAAATTCACCGTGTATGATGGATGGTAAATGTTCAAAACGATATCCACGGACATTAATATCGGAAACAATTACTGGTAATGACGGTTATCCATTGTATCGTCGCAGATCGACAGCAGACAATGGAAAATCAACAATTGTCAAATTAAATCAACAAGATATTGAAATAGATAATCGTTGGATTGTTCCATATTCACCCATTTTATCAAAGACATTCAAAGCACACATCAACGTTGAATCTTGCCATTCAGTGAAAtctattaaatacatttgcaaatatgtaacCAAAGGGAGTGATATGGCTGTGATTGGAATTGGTGCAGAGAATTCTAATGATGAAGTTACCCAATACCAAATGGGCCGCTACGTCAGTAGTAATGAAGCAGTTTggcgaatattttcttttcctaTTCATGAGAGACACCCTTCTGTTGTTCACTTAGCTGTGCATTTAGAAAATGGACAAAGAGTGTATTTTACAGCACAGAACGCAGTACAAAGAGCTGCTCAGCCACCATCTACTACATTAACCAGTTTTTTTGAGACATGCCAAAACGATTATTTCGCACAAACATTGCTATATTCTGAAATGCCAAAATATTATACCTGGAATCAATCCTCAAGGAGATTTATACGACGGAAACAAGGAAAACCAGTTCCAGGATATACAGATGTATATTCCACCGATGCGATTGGCCGGATTTATTCAGTACATCCAAGCAATGATGAATGTTTTTACTTACGACTGCTATTAGTCAATGTACGTGGCCCAACATCATTCCAACAGTTACGAACTGTTGATGGTGAATTGTGTGGATCCTACAGAGAAGCCTGTCAACGTTTgcaattgcttgaaaatgaCGCTCATTGGGATCAAACTCTCAATGATGCTGTAATATCATCACACGCTCACCAAATACGAACATTGTTTTCTATAATCATATCTACATGCTTCCCATCAAACCCAATTGATTTGTGGATCAAGTACAAAGATTATATGTGTGATGATATTTTGTATCAAATACGGAATAGAATGGGAAATCCAAATATACAAATCAGTGAAGAAATTTACAATGAAGTATTGATTTCAATTGAGGACATGTGCTTGataatgtcaaacaaactattaattCAATTAGGCCTGACCGCGCCCAATCGTCCAATGCATGACGCTTTTAACCAAGAGCTGCATCGAGAAAAACTGTATGATCTCAACTCTTTGAAAGAATTAATTCAAACAAATCTTCCACTGTTAAATGAACAACAGAAGTATGTATTTGAAACTCTTATGAAAGTAACAAATGATGAAACTGGAGGCATTTACTTCTTAGATGCACCTGGTGGTAcaggaaaaacttttttgatttcattaatattagcaacaattcgctcacaaaataaaattgcacttgcaCTCGCTTCGTCGGGAATCGCAGCAACTTTGCTTGAAGGTGGTCGAACAGCCCATTCAGCACTAAAATTGCcattaaatatgcaaagcaATGAAACTCCAACCTGCAACGTTTCGAAGAACTCTGCAATGGCAAAGGTTTTGCAGCAATGTAAATTGATTGTTTGGGATGAATGCACGATGGCACATAAAAAATCTTTGGAGGCTTTAGACAGAACCTTAAAAGATCTACGGAGCAATAATAACCGATTTGGTGGTGCAATGATTTTATTAGCAGGAGATTTTCGTCAAACATTGCCAGTGATTCCACGATCAACGCCAGCTGATGAACTCAATGCATGTCTAAAGTCCTCCAATTTGTGGAAACATGTCAAAGTACTTCATTTAAGTAAGAATATGCGTGTCGAATTGCAAAATGACCAATCTGGAAACATATTCTCTAAACAACTCATTGACATTGGTAATGGCAAATTTCCTATAGACATGTTGACTGGCTGCATTAACTTTCCTCAAAGTTTTTGTCAGTTAACTCGATCAAAAGATGAACTTATTCAGAAGGTGTTTCCAGATGTTTCTCAAAATTACAGAAACCATGATTGGTTGAGCGAACGAGCTATACTGGCTGCAAAAAACATAGatgtaaatgaattaaatttcaaaattcaagaaCAAATTACAGGCGAATTGAGGATATATAAATCAGTTGATTCGGCTACTAATCAAGATGATGTAGTCAACTATCCACCGGAATTTTTAAACTCGCTGGATTTGCCAGGATTGCCACCTCACAATCTTCAATTAAAGGTTGGATCGGTGGTTATAATGTTGCGAAATATCAACCAACCGCGTCTTTGCAACGGTACACGGTTagcgataaaaaaattactaaacaatGTGATAGAAGCAACTATACTCAAAGGAAAGTATAAAGGAGAAGATGTTCTTATACCGCGCATCCCAATGATTCCGACTGATGTGCCATTTGAGTTTAAACGACTACAGTTTCCAGTGCGGCTTGCTTTTGCTATGACTATAAACAAGTCCCAGGGGCAATCATTAAGTGTTTGTGGTATTAATCTAGAAAACCCATGTTTCTCACATGGTCAATTGTATGTTGCCTGTTCCCGTGTTGGAAAACCATCAGATTTGTTTATCTATGCGCCAggtaatcaaacaaaaaacatcgtATACCACAAGGCACTAcagtga